The Candidatus Methylomirabilota bacterium genome includes the window ACCCCGAAGCCCATCACTGCCATCATGGCGATGGCGAGGATGATGATGGGAAAGGCGAAGAGGCCGTCCATCACGCGCATGATCACCGTGTCCACCCACCCGCCGTAGTAGCCGGCGGCGAGACCAAGCGCGACGCCCACGCTCAGGGAGAGGAGCACGGACACGATGCCGACCACGAGGGCGATGCGGGCGCCGTAGATGATCCGGCTCAGCATGTCGCGCCCGAAGCTATCCGTCCCCGCCCAGTGAGCCCACGTGGGGCTCTGGTTCGCGGGCCCCACGCCCTGGGCGAGCGGATCGTAGGGCGCGAGCACGGAAGCGAAGAGCGCCATGAAGACAACGGCGAGGAACACCGCGAGGCCGAAGACGGCGCCGCGGTTCCGCGCGAAACGGCGCCACCAGCGGCGGGCGCGCCCGAGCTCCCGCCCCTCGGCGACGGCGTCCGCCGCGGGCGCGGAAGCGGGCAGGGCCAGCCCGTCGGCGTCGAGGGGCTGTGCCATCACGTCACCCGGATCCTGGGGTTGAGGAAGGCGTAGGTGAGGTCCACCATCAGGTTCACGACCACCACCGCCAACACCCCCACGAGGATCGTCCCCTGCACCACCGCGTAGTCGCGATTGAGGATCGCCGCGACGGTGAGGCGCCCCATGCCGGGGATGCCGAAGACGGTCTCGGTGAGGACGGCCC containing:
- a CDS encoding ABC transporter permease, which encodes MAQPLDADGLALPASAPAADAVAEGRELGRARRWWRRFARNRGAVFGLAVFLAVVFMALFASVLAPYDPLAQGVGPANQSPTWAHWAGTDSFGRDMLSRIIYGARIALVVGIVSVLLSLSVGVALGLAAGYYGGWVDTVIMRVMDGLFAFPIIILAIAMMAVMGFGV